GACGAGGAGTGGGGCCAGATCGTCACCGCGTACGTCGTCGCAGACGACCTCGACGCGGACGATCTCGACGAGTACTGCAAGGATAACGAAAGCCTCGCGGATTACAAACGCCCCCGCAAATACGAGTTCGTCGACGAGATCGAGCGGACAGCGACCGGGAAGAAACAACGATACAAGTACCGAGACGACTAGCGCCTGTCCTTTTTTGAGAAACAATTAAGTCGCCGCCCTCGTATTTTCCACTATGCGAGGGTTAGCTGAGACGACAGCGATAGTTACTGGCAGTGGACAAGGCATCGGTCGCGCTATCGCGCTCCGACTCGCGGAAGAGGGCGCGACAGTTGCCGTAAACGATCTCGAAGAAGAACGCGCTGCGGAGACAGTCGCGGAGATCGAGGATGCCGGTGGCAACGCGCTCACTGCCGTCGCCGACGTGACCGACTACGACGATGTTGAGTCGATGGTCGCCGGAGTCGTCGAATCCGAGGGCGGCGTCGACCTGCTCGTCAACAACGCTGGTTGGGATCGGCTGGAGTGGTTCGTCGACCAAGATCCTGAGATCTGGGATCAACTAATCGATATCAATCTCAAAGGGCAAATCAACTGCGCCCACGCGGTCGCAAACCATTTCGTCGAGACGGACACGGAGGGAAAGATAATTAATATTGCGTCGGATGCCGCTCGCGTCGGAAGTTCCGGCGAGGCGGTGTACTCAGGTGCCAAAGGTGGAATCGTTTCATTTACCAAAACGATCGCTCGTGAACTGGCCCGGAATGGCGTTACCTGCAACGCCGTCGCTCCAGGGCCGACGGACACACCGCTGGTTGACGAGATGAAAGAGTCCGATCTCGGTGGGAAAATTCTCGGTGGCATGGCGAAGCAAGTCCCGCTCGGACGGATGGCCGAACCGGAAGATATCGCAGGTGGCGTCGCTTTTCTCGCCAGTTCCGATGCGGATTTCATCACTGGACAGGTGCTGAGCGTTAGTGGCGGACTCACGATGGTCGGCTAACGCGGGCACTGCTAGTTCTGTTCTGTATCTCCTTAATCGATGTCGCTCCCGTTGCCAGACATGGGTACTCATCTGTTAGCCTGAGCAACAGGCGGATCGCAGCGTCAGCGGATCGATGGAGGATGTCGATCGATGACGCGCCGGTTCAGCGGAACGACCAGCGGGGCGTCTCCAGTGTAATCTCGACGTGGTTGAGTCGCGGGTCCGCAGTGAGGGCGGCGACGATCTCTCGCTGGGACTCGGCGTCGCTGGTACCGATCAGCGACAGATGGCCGTCGTACGAGGTCCTGTCGTCGACCTCTGTCCACTCGATCTCGAGCCTGGCGCGCCGGAACCGGGTCCCTTCGACGTGTCGGATCGACTCGAGATCGCTGGTCACTTCGCGAACGGATAGCCGTTCGACGTGTCGAGTACCTTTTCGTAGGGCGTTTCCCAGACAAGACCCGTATCTTCGACCGCTGCGTCCCAAAATC
This region of Natrinema sp. DC36 genomic DNA includes:
- a CDS encoding glucose 1-dehydrogenase, whose protein sequence is MRGLAETTAIVTGSGQGIGRAIALRLAEEGATVAVNDLEEERAAETVAEIEDAGGNALTAVADVTDYDDVESMVAGVVESEGGVDLLVNNAGWDRLEWFVDQDPEIWDQLIDINLKGQINCAHAVANHFVETDTEGKIINIASDAARVGSSGEAVYSGAKGGIVSFTKTIARELARNGVTCNAVAPGPTDTPLVDEMKESDLGGKILGGMAKQVPLGRMAEPEDIAGGVAFLASSDADFITGQVLSVSGGLTMVG